A single Paraburkholderia megapolitana DNA region contains:
- a CDS encoding PRTRC system protein D has translation MKTPVFAVDVGYGNTKYAWRAASGTIATGMFPSLAPLAASRALSTYGEHVLAARKVVSITIDRIDYEVGPDVSLTAAYGNTGRALTDDFGLSDNYAALLAGALHFSGVTRIERLVLGLPVHNLKRYEAALKERFCGTLDFGQGNITVEKVVVVPQPLGSLILASANRQNEFGRDSAHLVVDVGYFTTDWLYANGFSMDDRRSDGVPGGASQIYQRIAGLIARDEGEQVDDIERIDKAMRERAPFFFYGRNIDLAPYLEQSRPLVARVVKEMQNNVGRLTNVRSVILSGGGAALYASEIRAAFPRVLIEVIDSPCLANARGFLAVGEASVARDRRNG, from the coding sequence TTGAAAACCCCGGTCTTCGCCGTCGACGTCGGCTACGGCAACACGAAATACGCATGGCGAGCAGCGAGCGGCACGATCGCCACGGGCATGTTCCCATCCCTCGCACCACTCGCGGCGAGCCGCGCGCTGTCGACGTACGGCGAACATGTGCTCGCCGCACGGAAGGTCGTGAGCATCACCATCGACCGGATTGATTACGAAGTCGGTCCCGACGTGTCGCTGACGGCTGCCTACGGCAACACAGGTCGCGCACTCACCGACGATTTCGGGCTCTCGGACAATTACGCGGCGCTGCTGGCCGGTGCCCTGCATTTCTCTGGTGTGACACGCATCGAGCGCCTCGTGCTCGGCCTGCCCGTGCACAATCTGAAACGGTATGAGGCCGCGCTGAAAGAGCGCTTCTGCGGAACCCTCGATTTCGGGCAAGGCAACATCACGGTGGAAAAGGTCGTCGTCGTTCCGCAACCGCTGGGGTCGCTGATTCTGGCGTCCGCCAACCGCCAGAACGAGTTCGGCCGCGACAGCGCCCACCTCGTGGTCGATGTCGGCTACTTCACGACCGACTGGCTATACGCAAACGGATTCTCGATGGACGACAGGCGCAGCGACGGGGTACCTGGTGGCGCATCGCAGATCTACCAGCGTATCGCCGGCCTGATCGCCCGCGATGAAGGCGAACAGGTCGACGACATCGAACGTATCGACAAGGCCATGCGCGAGCGAGCGCCATTCTTCTTCTATGGCAGGAACATCGATCTCGCACCGTACCTGGAGCAGTCAAGGCCGCTCGTGGCGCGCGTCGTGAAAGAAATGCAGAACAACGTCGGGCGACTGACGAACGTGCGATCCGTCATCCTCTCCGGCGGCGGAGCCGCACTGTATGCATCGGAGATTCGTGCAGCGTTCCCGCGGGTACTCATTGAGGTCATCGATTCACCGTGTCTTGCCAACGCACGTGGCTTCCTCGCCGTGGGTGAGGCAAGCGTTGCCCGCGATCGCCGCAACGGGTGA
- the tnpA gene encoding IS66-like element accessory protein TnpA: MTENDLTFLPLRVTRVGVGGKRSFDPAGKRRLVDACLQPGASLSGLALKAGVNANQLRKWVRLREQQTACARVNSAVGFPAFVPVVAIDDAAPVPATAPVARPTPELDRADLSSPATQGARLSARLPNGVKLELECSGHDAALVSAMIAALGAC; this comes from the coding sequence ATGACCGAGAATGACCTGACCTTTTTGCCCTTGCGGGTGACACGTGTTGGTGTCGGCGGCAAGCGCAGTTTCGACCCGGCAGGCAAGCGGCGACTGGTCGACGCCTGCCTGCAGCCAGGTGCATCGCTGTCTGGCCTCGCGCTGAAGGCTGGGGTGAACGCCAACCAGTTGCGCAAATGGGTTCGGCTGCGCGAACAGCAAACTGCCTGCGCGAGAGTCAACTCCGCGGTCGGATTCCCGGCTTTCGTGCCGGTCGTCGCGATCGATGACGCGGCGCCGGTCCCGGCGACGGCACCTGTTGCGCGGCCCACGCCTGAACTGGATCGCGCTGACCTGTCGTCACCGGCGACGCAGGGTGCGCGACTGTCGGCCAGATTGCCCAACGGCGTGAAGCTTGAGCTCGAATGTTCAGGACACGATGCCGCTCTCGTGAGCGCGATGATTGCCGCACTGGGAGCGTGCTGA
- the tnpB gene encoding IS66 family insertion sequence element accessory protein TnpB (TnpB, as the term is used for proteins encoded by IS66 family insertion elements, is considered an accessory protein, since TnpC, encoded by a neighboring gene, is a DDE family transposase.), with protein MFRFEADLKVFLHREPIDFRAGINSLVALVEQSMQLDPFARAVFAFHNRRRNRVKLLFYERTGFWLMLRRLEQDHFVWPRRPQAVIELTTEQLHWLLEGIDVDAVRRHPSRRYRHAS; from the coding sequence ATGTTCCGGTTCGAGGCGGACCTGAAGGTCTTCCTGCATCGTGAGCCGATCGACTTCCGGGCCGGCATCAACAGCCTGGTGGCACTGGTCGAGCAGTCCATGCAACTCGACCCGTTTGCGCGTGCCGTGTTTGCCTTCCACAATCGCAGGCGCAACCGGGTCAAGTTGCTGTTCTACGAGCGCACCGGCTTCTGGCTGATGCTGCGGCGCCTTGAGCAGGACCACTTCGTCTGGCCACGCCGGCCACAGGCGGTGATCGAGTTGACGACCGAACAACTACATTGGCTCCTTGAGGGCATTGACGTCGACGCAGTGCGCCGCCATCCATCACGGCGGTACCGCCACGCGAGTTGA
- the tnpC gene encoding IS66 family transposase has translation MNEDDFSRLPPAAQAYIRELETRNRQLGERVAQLEEQFRLAQSKRFAPSSEKLGDRVFDEAEQIAATDDDDAGDADDTVALPDTGLPDVPGPARNRPGRKPLPAHLPRQRIEYDLPEDQKVCPCCAHALHRMGEEVSEQLHIEVKASVLQHVRFKYACRHCERHAERTPVITASMPAQPLPGSNASAAMIATVTAGKYVDGTPLYRMAHALARADIEVGRGTLANWIIRPAELHYRRLYDALRRTLLSQPLIHGDETTVQVLKEPGKAAQSTSYMWVYRSAEDSAQPVVLFDYQPGRRQEYPQAFLDGYEGLLMTDGYAAWRTLEGPTHFGCLAHARRAFVDALKGMKKPGGRAAQALEYFKALYQVEALAKADLPEGETRVDYTYRLRQQHSVPLLEAFRKWLDEQAPQVLPESLLGKAISYTRNQWMYLCRYVSDGRAPVDNNVIERDIRPFCTGRSAWLFADTVAGAKASAMVYSLMLTCRACGVEPYAYLLHVLTELPQRAPDADVSDLLPFNFNPQKPLRDAKPQDSTNTP, from the coding sequence ATGAACGAAGACGATTTCTCCCGATTGCCGCCGGCCGCTCAGGCCTATATCCGTGAACTCGAGACACGCAACCGGCAGCTGGGCGAACGGGTTGCCCAGCTGGAGGAGCAGTTCCGCCTGGCGCAGAGCAAGCGCTTCGCGCCGAGCAGCGAGAAGCTCGGGGATCGCGTCTTCGACGAAGCCGAACAGATTGCCGCCACGGACGACGATGACGCCGGCGATGCCGATGACACGGTCGCGCTGCCCGATACTGGCCTGCCAGATGTACCCGGGCCGGCACGAAACAGGCCCGGACGCAAACCGCTGCCGGCGCACCTGCCACGTCAGCGCATCGAATACGACCTGCCCGAAGACCAGAAGGTCTGCCCGTGCTGCGCACACGCACTTCACCGCATGGGCGAAGAGGTCAGCGAACAGTTGCATATCGAGGTGAAAGCGTCCGTGCTGCAGCACGTGCGCTTCAAGTACGCGTGCCGTCACTGCGAACGCCATGCTGAGCGTACGCCGGTGATCACCGCATCGATGCCCGCGCAGCCGTTACCGGGCAGCAATGCCAGTGCGGCGATGATCGCCACCGTCACCGCAGGCAAGTACGTCGATGGTACGCCGCTGTACCGGATGGCTCACGCGCTCGCGCGTGCGGACATCGAAGTCGGACGCGGCACGCTGGCGAACTGGATCATCCGGCCCGCAGAGCTGCATTACCGCCGGCTGTACGACGCACTGCGCAGGACGCTGCTGTCGCAGCCATTGATCCATGGCGACGAGACAACGGTGCAGGTGCTCAAGGAGCCCGGCAAGGCCGCACAGAGCACATCGTATATGTGGGTCTACCGCAGTGCCGAAGACAGTGCGCAGCCAGTCGTGCTGTTCGACTACCAGCCGGGGCGGAGGCAGGAATATCCTCAAGCGTTCCTCGACGGCTATGAAGGCCTGCTGATGACGGACGGATACGCCGCCTGGCGCACGCTCGAAGGCCCGACGCACTTCGGCTGCCTGGCTCACGCCCGTCGGGCCTTCGTCGACGCGCTCAAGGGCATGAAGAAACCCGGCGGCCGTGCCGCGCAGGCACTGGAATACTTCAAGGCGCTGTATCAGGTCGAGGCGCTGGCCAAAGCCGATCTGCCCGAAGGCGAGACGCGCGTTGACTACACTTACCGGCTGCGCCAGCAGCACAGCGTGCCGCTACTCGAAGCGTTCAGAAAGTGGCTGGACGAACAGGCGCCGCAGGTTCTGCCAGAAAGCCTGCTGGGCAAGGCGATCTCATACACACGCAACCAGTGGATGTATCTCTGTCGCTACGTGAGCGACGGGCGTGCCCCCGTTGACAATAATGTTATCGAGCGTGACATCAGACCATTCTGTACAGGCAGGTCTGCATGGCTGTTCGCTGACACGGTTGCTGGCGCGAAAGCAAGCGCGATGGTGTACAGCCTGATGTTGACGTGCCGCGCCTGCGGCGTCGAGCCATACGCGTACCTGCTGCATGTGCTGACCGAATTGCCGCAGCGTGCTCCCGACGCGGACGTCAGCGATCTCTTGCCGTTCAACTTCAACCCACAGAAACCCCTGCGGGACGCGAAGCCGCAGGATTCGACGAACACGCCCTGA
- a CDS encoding J domain-containing protein encodes MTRTNRRSVSIAPAHNKTSLSKGQKAFNALIRQIEKRRHHLGAWEVVGPVFQKKYTDEFLPLEKICTDLQVKMVHCLEQAFDQKGLTKSERRTISVLITGLAGDLIEEQDDAQLKAIYNRHSQSDFDSEAAAELEDMKSALEAMLGAELGDDIDMSSPEDLLQRAHAKMEEQQAREAAENQAREERRAKRKKSARQLAAQARQEQEQEQLSQSIREVYRKLASALHPDREPDPHERQRKTALMQRANQAYGNNNLLQLLELQLELEHIDQSAINNISEDRLKHYKVILKEQLGELDQEILHVEARFRHAYGIPPFIDISPDTVVRNLAGDIAGIQQSVRDLKQDLLVFEEIRTLKSWLKSVKRQHATLHFDEMPF; translated from the coding sequence ATGACCAGGACGAACCGCAGGTCCGTGAGCATCGCCCCGGCCCACAACAAGACCAGCCTGTCGAAAGGCCAGAAGGCATTCAACGCACTCATCCGGCAGATTGAAAAGCGGCGTCACCATCTCGGTGCGTGGGAGGTGGTCGGGCCAGTCTTCCAGAAAAAATATACCGACGAGTTCCTTCCACTCGAGAAGATCTGCACGGATTTGCAGGTAAAGATGGTTCATTGCCTTGAGCAGGCCTTCGACCAGAAAGGATTGACGAAATCCGAACGCCGCACGATCTCGGTGCTGATTACCGGCCTGGCGGGCGATCTGATCGAAGAGCAGGACGATGCGCAACTGAAGGCCATTTACAACCGGCATAGTCAATCCGACTTCGACAGCGAAGCGGCGGCCGAACTTGAGGACATGAAGTCTGCGCTGGAGGCGATGCTCGGTGCGGAGCTGGGCGACGATATCGACATGAGCTCACCGGAAGATCTGTTGCAGCGCGCGCACGCGAAAATGGAAGAGCAACAGGCGCGGGAAGCTGCCGAAAATCAGGCGCGAGAGGAGCGCCGTGCCAAACGGAAAAAGTCGGCCAGGCAGCTCGCCGCGCAGGCGCGGCAGGAGCAGGAGCAGGAGCAGCTAAGCCAGTCCATCCGCGAGGTCTATCGCAAACTTGCCAGTGCCCTTCATCCCGATCGTGAACCGGATCCCCACGAGCGCCAGCGCAAGACCGCGCTGATGCAGCGGGCCAACCAGGCTTATGGCAACAACAATCTGCTGCAACTGCTGGAATTGCAGCTCGAACTTGAACACATCGATCAGAGCGCGATCAACAATATCAGCGAAGACCGGCTGAAGCACTATAAAGTGATCCTGAAGGAGCAACTCGGCGAACTGGATCAGGAAATCCTGCATGTCGAAGCGCGATTCAGGCACGCCTATGGAATTCCACCATTCATCGACATCTCTCCTGACACCGTCGTACGCAATCTCGCCGGTGACATCGCAGGAATTCAGCAAAGCGTACGCGACCTGAAACAAGACCTGCTGGTGTTCGAAGAGATCAGGACACTCAAGAGCTGGCTGAAGAGTGTCAAACGTCAGCACGCAACGCTTCACTTCGACGAAATGCCGTTCTGA
- a CDS encoding replication initiation protein encodes MAEAGQMATSQQLALALFEDADGEGLSVDNSRSDVGFARNNILIRIVDLGVAARRLIDAAYFIVASDVAQRDLYDVELDYFKWLMRYSSRNNTHLEQVITEAQKALIQATSTTDAGDDRPFGSTQLIGRISYQGGRFQFRVPPDLIGLIRGPGKSHWLSLRITSMFTLSYARVMYDHLLPFAEDGQTDWIPLDELRGWQGEMGANAQVFKYFKRDWLDPAVNQINEVSDVSIKYETRTMQGSRKIGGLRFRIVRKDLAERVLHTHEHAQAIYQTLKHEIGLSTEQFNLIANDRETYTDARLEQAIDRTRLSLKLGKITKSPAGFYMQALKQGWVVSEAEREMMQVQQGLALREKQEEDTKAAAETRMALQTAALEVNANERLRGEMRRGWEAYETATPEQRDDWRRLYKKTPAGKLTLRRLNIDPMADLTAITFEQYPELRDAFAGYVFAQTKQTANKGGGEATR; translated from the coding sequence CATTCTAATCCGCATCGTTGACCTCGGCGTGGCCGCGCGACGCCTGATAGACGCGGCATACTTCATAGTGGCTTCCGATGTCGCTCAGCGTGATCTCTACGACGTAGAACTGGACTACTTCAAATGGCTGATGCGGTACTCAAGCCGGAACAACACGCATCTCGAACAGGTGATCACTGAAGCCCAAAAAGCGTTGATTCAAGCGACCTCAACTACCGACGCAGGTGATGATCGTCCTTTTGGGTCCACACAGTTGATCGGTCGAATCTCGTACCAGGGTGGACGGTTCCAGTTTCGAGTGCCGCCGGATCTCATTGGGCTAATACGCGGTCCGGGCAAGTCGCACTGGTTGAGCCTACGCATAACGTCAATGTTCACGCTGTCCTATGCGCGCGTGATGTATGACCATCTGTTGCCCTTCGCAGAGGACGGCCAGACAGATTGGATCCCGCTCGACGAGCTACGGGGATGGCAGGGCGAGATGGGCGCAAACGCGCAAGTGTTCAAGTATTTCAAACGTGATTGGCTCGATCCGGCCGTGAATCAGATCAACGAGGTCTCGGACGTAAGTATCAAGTACGAGACGCGTACGATGCAGGGTTCGCGCAAAATTGGCGGCCTTCGATTTCGCATCGTTCGGAAAGACCTTGCCGAGCGAGTCCTGCACACACACGAGCATGCGCAGGCGATATACCAGACTTTGAAGCACGAGATAGGTCTTTCTACGGAACAGTTCAATCTGATCGCGAATGACCGCGAGACCTACACTGACGCTCGGCTCGAGCAGGCGATCGATCGGACGCGACTGAGTCTTAAGCTGGGCAAAATTACAAAGAGTCCGGCCGGTTTTTATATGCAAGCGCTCAAGCAAGGGTGGGTCGTCTCTGAAGCCGAGCGCGAGATGATGCAGGTTCAGCAGGGCCTCGCGCTTCGCGAGAAGCAGGAGGAGGACACCAAGGCGGCAGCGGAAACACGTATGGCGCTGCAGACGGCCGCGTTGGAGGTGAATGCCAACGAGCGTCTTCGAGGTGAAATGCGCCGTGGCTGGGAAGCATATGAAACCGCCACGCCCGAGCAGCGCGACGACTGGCGCCGCCTCTACAAGAAAACGCCCGCGGGAAAGCTAACCCTCCGAAGGCTGAACATTGATCCGATGGCAGATCTGACAGCTATCACGTTTGAACAGTACCCGGAACTGAGAGACGCGTTCGCGGGCTACGTGTTTGCGCAAACGAAGCAGACGGCGAACAAAGGCGGCGGAGAGGCCACGCGTTAG